A section of the Armatimonadota bacterium genome encodes:
- a CDS encoding phosphoglycerate dehydrogenase, with the protein MGAWRVLVTSRSFLEAAPEAVRRLEEAGVHLLRASRDRPLEEEELADLLGEVDGIIAGVDRIGPRALQKGAPRLRVIARVGVGVDTIDLRAATDLGVVVTNTPGLNAEAVAELVFGVMIVLARRILEVDRWVREGRWIRPFGVELSGKCLGVVGFGHIGQAVARRGVGFGMRVVAFDPWVDPEVARGLGATLVPFLEVIESADFLTLHVPLLPETRHLVGVEELRRMKPTAYLINASRGGVVDEAALARALREGWIAGAACDVFEEEPPLHSPLLEAPNVVLTSHIGGHTWEAAARAARLAAEQVLRVLRGERPPHVVNPEVFNR; encoded by the coding sequence ATGGGTGCGTGGCGCGTCCTGGTGACCTCCCGGTCCTTCCTGGAAGCCGCGCCCGAGGCCGTCCGGAGGTTGGAAGAGGCCGGCGTGCATCTCCTCCGGGCTTCGAGGGATCGGCCCCTGGAGGAGGAAGAGCTCGCGGACCTCCTGGGTGAGGTGGATGGGATCATCGCGGGCGTGGACCGCATCGGCCCGCGGGCCCTGCAAAAGGGGGCTCCCCGCCTCCGCGTGATCGCCCGCGTGGGCGTAGGGGTGGACACCATCGACCTCCGGGCCGCCACGGACCTGGGAGTGGTGGTGACCAACACGCCGGGACTGAACGCGGAGGCGGTGGCGGAGCTGGTGTTCGGAGTGATGATCGTCCTCGCCCGCCGGATCCTGGAGGTGGACCGTTGGGTGCGCGAGGGCCGCTGGATCCGGCCGTTTGGGGTGGAGCTCTCCGGGAAGTGCCTGGGCGTGGTGGGGTTTGGTCACATCGGGCAGGCGGTGGCCCGGCGCGGGGTGGGGTTCGGGATGCGGGTGGTGGCCTTCGATCCCTGGGTAGATCCGGAGGTGGCGCGCGGGCTGGGCGCCACCCTGGTCCCCTTTCTGGAGGTGATCGAGAGCGCGGACTTCCTCACCCTGCACGTTCCCCTCCTCCCGGAAACCAGACACCTGGTGGGGGTGGAGGAGCTGCGTCGGATGAAGCCGACCGCCTACCTGATCAACGCCTCCCGGGGAGGTGTGGTGGACGAGGCCGCCCTGGCGCGGGCCCTTCGGGAAGGCTGGATCGCGGGGGCCGCGTGCGACGTCTTCGAGGAGGAGCCACCCCTTCACTCTCCGCTCCTGGAGGCCCCCAACGTCGTCCTCACGTCCCACATCGGAGGGCACACCTGGGAAGCTGCCGCGCGGGCCGCCCGGTTGGCCGCGGAGCAGGTCCTCAGGGTTCTCCGGGGGGAGCGCCCGCCACATGTGGTGAACCCGGAGGTCTTTAATCGGTGA
- a CDS encoding PfkB family carbohydrate kinase yields the protein MATVAVVGSLITDLHCADPATARAEREPPRVPTAHFSWSSGRTTTSFRTTSRALEPHQAHLDALLVDFEIPAVTARATVDLGHAYGVPVIVDAAPPRPYGSKVWGAGTILSSNRLELSTQHVPTFSVPVVDTTGAGDAFMGGLTVAVA from the coding sequence ATGGCAACCGTGGCCGTGGTGGGCAGCCTCATCACAGACCTTCACTGTGCTGACCCCGCGACTGCCCGTGCGGAGCGAGAACCTCCTCGCGTACCGACTGCACATTTCTCGTGGTCATCGGGGCGAACGACCACCTCCTTCCGGACCACGTCACGCGCGCTCGAACCTCACCAGGCCCATCTCGACGCGCTCCTCGTGGACTTCGAGATCCCCGCGGTCACCGCCCGGGCCACGGTGGATCTGGGGCACGCGTACGGAGTCCCCGTGATCGTGGACGCCGCCCCTCCCCGACCCTACGGCTCCAAGGTCTGGGGCGCCGGCACCATCCTTTCGTCCAATCGCCTGGAACTCTCCACGCAGCACGTTCCCACCTTCTCCGTCCCTGTGGTGGACACCACGGGAGCCGGAGACGCCTTCATGGGGGGCCTTACAGTGGCCGTGGCGTAG